The Pagrus major chromosome 24, Pma_NU_1.0 region AATGTATCACACATCTCATGACCTTCTTACAATGTAATCATGCAGCAATGTAACAAAATCCAAAAAGACTCGAAGGACAGAAAAGATTTAACTACAAAGAACccacaaaaataaatatcctGCACAAAGAACTACTCAGAAACTAAGAAGTGCCAAAAGGAAAACCATCAACTGATCAAATGATCACATCTTAAATGTGGAGAAAATCATCTTTGCGGGCCACAGGTCTACCTGCATGTTGGATCTCTTAGCACAGTGCTGTGAATGTTCGGTATGTTAAGAATGTGTGCAGACTGCTACTGACTGTGGAGGATCCAAGGTGTTAAACTGACTCTGAGGCCACAGGCAGAAACCAAGCTGTGCCCTGGCATGAAGTGCTGACAACATGAAACACTCACAAACCATGACTTTGCTTTCTAAAGATGCAAACACATGCTAAATAAAAGCAGGGTTACTGAAGCTCTTCAGTCAGAGCGCTCTAGTCACCAGATCACAcacttcattttctgtcatatgAGCTTCATTTGTGCTAAATAGAAAAACAGGACAACAATGACGTACACGCATCCAAAAACCCAACATGAACCAAAATTCATTCTATTTGCAGAAAAGTACCCGATCCActaataaatgtgtgtgtggtgcagtcTGTTccacacattaaaaagaaagGTAACATGAGTTCACACTCCACTGCAATATTAATGCTGTAAAGTAAAAGAATATGATGACTCATGGCACTTTATGAGCATTAGAGCTTGGTGgagagtgaaataaaaaggaatGTATGTACACACCCAACCCTAAGAAGTCTGGTAAGTCCGGAATCAAACGGTTAAAGCCGATGCTAGTTTTAACTGTCTGGGTGGTTCAGTGATACAAGCATTACCAGTCTTAGAATGGTGGTTCAATACATTTTACACCAATCTCATAGGTTTTCCAACTGAAGCAGAGCAaaccaattgccagaataaatgttagcaatgtatgtttctgcaaccCACAGATATGTAGAAACAAGGAATGCAAGATATATCGGTTCATCATCGACATCACGAAGAGCGCAACAAAGGAGTTATTTTTCTTATCATACTGCAATATATATATCacgtaaaaaagaaaagatttccTGTGTCAGATTTTTTCCAATATGGTGCAGCACTAGTTGAAACCttacatttctgtatgttgcgactttaagtttctttaggttcaatttttaactttatgctgtgacaatgctgtggttatggtctggttaggttgaggctTAAAAACAactcagggttagggtcaggaaaagatcatttgtatctatctgtttttaattcctctcATGTGATGATTTTTTCTTATCGTAcgttattgatttttttcttttatttatctctttatttgtgtttctttctttctttctttctttctgtgatttttcctgtttttatcgATTTTATTCCTTTAACTTGTAATTACTCATATTGAGTAAATTATTAAGCCTAACCCCATATGGGAAATGTCCtgaggtgtccttaaaaatatccagcggtgtcACATTTGCAAATGTTGGCACGCAGtctgaactgcagtcactggcttggcagaaacatgtaatgtgaatatgGTTTGTAGCTTATGACAGGTACAAAAGTGGACGTATcgttggtttgcagaaacgttgactgccaacattttataaTGGCAATAAAACTGCAGCTGTGAGTGCTCATAAGTCAGAGGTCAAAGGGCACAGGAAGTGCATCCAGCAAACTGAATCCTGAACGTTACTAACAGAGTTTAGACctgcactgcaaaaaaacaaaaaaaaacaaacaaccccTCAATACAACTTTAAAAAACTGCAAGAAACAATAGAAAAGTATCCAAATGTATCCAAACATGACTCCTCTCTGATTCTTGACTTTACAAACACCACATTTTTTTCGGAGACTGAGTCAGACATTGAGCCAAACATTTGTAAACCACTAGACGAGTGCAACCTCAGACCTGAGAGGCGATCAGAGCTTATGGACTGATGATTCATGGCATAGCATGCAGCAGATCCAAGACCCTCTCTAACAAAGGTGCTATGATTTGCTTTAAGTCGGAAATCCACATATAGAATTCCTCtggcatgttagcatttagcatctTCAGGATTTGGCCCcacagaaggtctggatctgcaaCGACACACAATCGTAGCAGGGTTTTAGCCAAATAAACCAGACCAGTGGGACCAACATGAAGAATGTACCAGTGTGAAACTGAAGccagctgtcaatcaatccTACATTTTGTCTAATGAATTCAAACTAAATGCAACTGATCAAAGTTTTAGTGACAATTCCTTTGTCAAGATGCTATCAATAAAGTATGACACCAAAGTAATGAGCTGCTTTCAAAGCCACAAACATAACGACAAACCAATATGCCAAGGCAGCatgtccaaacacaaaaaaagctgtTTGACGTAGTGAGCACAACTTCCTCTAAGATGGGAAACAGGAAGGTGGCAACAAGGAATTTAGAGTTGTGCAGGAAGACATAATGAGACCCACACTGATACTAACAaagcaaagacacaaagacaggaagtgcacCAAGATTGGAAATGCATTTACCTTGAGGCTGATCAGCTCCACCTGTCAGGAACACAGAACACAAATCAATCTCCAGTGTTCAGGATGAGATTTATACAGTACGCACTCAACTGTGCGTCCATGGTCAAATCTGAAGAGACCTACACGTACACTTGATTGAAGGGTTACTCCAGCTATTGTCTATTGCACTCCCATAAAGTTGAAGGATTCACAAGAGGCAGATTAAAATATATCTGGATATCCTGACTTTCCAGGGCTGCtccacacaaagaaaacaaacactacGACAATGACTAGAAATGGATCCTTTTCAAAAACCCTTCTGACTGCAGTGGGTGGCGAAGTTAACACCAAAACTATACCAACGACGACAGTGGTGAACGATGTCTTTGGGATCACTTTCAGATCGACTTGATGAATtatagaaacactgacagccaatcagaatccatctgaatttacagggtcattattattattattattattattattattattattattattattattaagcttgattttggggacatttttctacaaaataatgttgcaggagTGATTATATTATTGGTTTTTAACTTAATCAGGTActtttggttattttttaaacttattaCGTACTTATATAACATATTCAGCTGTTAACTACACATAGAAACAACAATTTACCTGATGGGGTTTTTTTGGAATTCCTGTCCTCTATACTGATGTTATAGACTGATGTTACTGACTAATTGATGTTGATTCATAAAAAAATTAGGGCTGTCAAGCGTTGCTGGCAGTGGTGAGCGGATTGCCAGCTgtactttcccctttaaacacgCCGACTCCTTCAGCTCACAGCAGTGTATCTGGGCTGGAGAGAGCGGACAGGCAGAGTGTCTGCAGGGAGACTCTCTGGCAGCGAGGAGATGCTCCAGAGGAGGAGTATAATCCAAGAAGAGCCATccagtcaggagggactgcaacagccaAAGAGTGTAGTGTGTTTattggggaaactacaggtcacaatcccAGTTATTAGTACCGCCGCTGAGCACAGGTCTGCACCACTGTGACGTGTGTGCATCTGGGGAGGTGCACATCAGGCTATGGCGAAGGGCAAGTACCCCCGCAGAGAATTTGCTCAGCAGTTCATCAGTCCTTCTATATAAATATATGGCTCAGCAGCGTTTAGTCATCCgcctccatcatgtttacaaagctgctgGTCAAGGGGCGTCAGAGAGCCAGATGAATCTGcatgttatttttgttgttgttgtttttctctttgtttaaattaaacaaaatgaacGTGTTATATTAACAGCcctaaaaaaatattaaatttgttTAACTCTTGTAACAAGTGTTGGATTATCTTGACTCCTCTCATCTTTGAAAAATTGCATAAAACAGAAccgtctttgtttttgtaactCCACCAAGAAGGTTCTGTTTCTGcctggtttctgtttctctgtgcaaCGTACAGCATGTCATCAATATCCACTTTCCTAAACTGCTGATAAAGCTGGAGCGAGTGCTCAGCACCACTGTTGAGGGAATGATAACATTCATCAGTAGTGATCGTTCTTAGTGTGAACAGCCCTTTAGACCCTGGTTTGAGTCAAGCTCCAAAAGCACCAGATACTACATATCCTaacaatgacatgtttttcataGACTCATCCTGTGGGCCATGAGGTTTAAGGCGTTGGCCATGTAACCGCTTCATCCCCAGAGTCCATGATGCTTTCTAGTTTTGATctgaatgctaatgctaacatacTCATGATGTTTACCATGTTATGCATCTAAGGTTGAGGGGAATGTTATTAGGTCAGGATGGTAGAATACTGGATAAATCAATATTCTGatttgatgatgtcactaaataaaaagtgaggatcaccaaagttttTAGTCACAGAAtacattatacaactgtttgGTGGCTCTCCTCGACCATTAACTAAAACTAACACCACCACCGACACAgtagaattaaaaataaaacaataaaacgtACCGTTAGGATCGTAGCCAGGGTCACCTCCACCtggatttacaaaaaaaagaaaaaaaggagaatggTCAAGTTAGAAACTTTATTGTACTTCCATTAATGCTTCCTACAGCAGAGTCCTGAGGGTGGGCTTTAGTGAAACTCTGGGTATTACTGTTGCATTGGCTCTCTAAACAGAATGCAGTTACTGTGCTTCCTCTTCGACAAGTTTTATTCACCAGAAATAAAATCCCAGCTCAGAGACTGTGTGTGCAGTAAGCTGCAGTTAATAACAGGTTCCTGGAGTCGCAGCTTCATGTATACGATCATGCAGAATCAGATCTGAAAAGCAACCATGTGGCTTTAATTACGCTGGAAGGCCTGTGggttttttattcctttttctttctttggtaGAAGAACAAATAATTACTTCCATGCTCTGACTAAACAACGGACACAAAGAAGGACCGTCCATAACAGGCAGTGTCTTTGGGTTGGAATGTACAATAGAAACAGACGCCTTTAAATCTTCAACATTGTGGAAAAACTGAACAATAGGCCTCCTTTTTCTATGAAAAGCCATGGCCACCAATGTAAACACAAGCATTAAACTTGTCTGTATGTATTCAACATGAACACCTTATATCATATAATCATCACCATATAATCAAAATTCTCTTCCATCTCAAGTGTGAACTGTGTTGGACTGCAAAGCATCAACAGCACACTGAGATGTAATTTTGGGATGTGGGGGCGCTCCAATAAATCAACAGTGTATATTTAACTGTGAGAGCCTGCAGTGTGACGACAGTCTAATGTGTTGGAGCAGCTGGCACCACAAGCAGAACAAGGTTAAAAAGAGCTGTGGCAGAAGAAGTCCAATCAAAACGGAGAAATGTTTTGGATGGTACTGATGTCTTACCTCCTGATGGGTTCCCACCTGGGCGGCCTGGATCAGGCTTGTATTCACCACCACCGCCAATATCAAACAAGTCTGAGTCATCAAAACTTCCGCCACCTGAAAGAAATTCAACCAAAAACAACAGTTCAGAAACGGTACATTACCAATAAATCATATGAACtacaacaatggagctctatcGCACAGCGGAATGAGATATATCAGGTGTTGACACACACGATACTTATTATTAGAATAcattcattaattaaaacattcaatCAGAAACATTTGTAGACTCACCTCCACTAATTGGAGGCTTCACAGCAGGCTTGTCAGGTTTGGGGGTTGCGGGATCTGTGGGTACAGGTAGTGTCAGCATTCATAAACAGGTAAACACATATAGGAAGCAGCTGTATTATGGTGTGTGGCACCAGAGAGTTTTTGCACGTAGCCAAATGGATCATTTTCAAGTGATAAGGAACTCAAAGAAAAGCTGGACAGGCCACATCAACATGACAGAGATGCCAGTTCGACAATACACTGGACTAAATTTAGGCTTTTATTTATAATAGGATACTATAGTCAGTCTCATTTACCTCTGATGTGATGGGAATTATACCATTTATCTTAATTCAGGACTGCATCAATCCATCAATACTGTATGTTATTATCTTGACCTGGGTTTTAATGTCATTAGTCTTTATTCTTTTTCAACAGCTCTTTAACTGAAACGGTCTATACAGCACTTTTAGGAGATAGTTTTGCGTGAAAattgtcaaaaatatatatttagagaggtaaaggcaaaaaataagtaaatgtaaacaagcttttaaatattaaaaacatgaaagcaTCAGTCAGAGACTATCCAGCAGTTTTACCTGGGCCAAACGCATCCTCCAAATCAAAGCCACCTAGAAAACACATATGTTAAATCAGTGGGATATATTCATTGTCGGCTTGGCTCTGCATATGTAAATGgagaaaatcaaaaaaacattaaaagagctgacttacctcctcctccatctctacTCTTTGGAGGCTTTACAGTAGGCTTGTCAGGTTTGGGCGTGGGATCTGTGGGTACAGAGATAGTGTCAGCATTCATATTTAggtaaacacaaaaaaaagcagatacATTATGGAGTGCGGCACCAGACAATGTTTGCATGGAGCAAGGATTTTGTCAGCTAAATTTAACTGTCGGGCAGAATCATCAGCTATTTAACTACAGCTCcatgttaaaaaatgtctccGGTTGTTATTCTACATTCTGTTAAAGGGTCTTAAATATACAGCTGATGGCTACATGTGTGATATTGTGAATTAAAATAGAAAGCATATATGATATTTGCACTTTTATGTATAAATTG contains the following coding sequences:
- the cd99 gene encoding CD99 molecule isoform X2, whose protein sequence is MKVCLRILLFLFLLTGTLTQDFDLGDALDELVPPTPAKPKDPPKAPEKPKTDGGFGLDLGDALGPDPTPKPDKPTVKPPKSRDGGGGGFDLEDAFGPDPATPKPDKPAVKPPISGGGGSFDDSDLFDIGGGGEYKPDPGRPGGNPSGGGGDPGYDPNGGADQPQDPDLLWGQILKMLNANMPEEFYMWISDLKQIIAPLLERVLDLLHAMP